In Runella sp. SP2, the genomic window TATTCCTCCCGATTTTTGTGCCAACAAATGCGGCAGGACTTCGCGCGTGAGCAGGACAAGGTTCGTAAAGTTGGTATCCATCAATCGCTTAAAATCAGCAGGGGCAATGTCCAAAAACTTTTCGCGCTGACTTACTCCTGCGTTGGGTACTAACACGTCGATACGCCCAAAATATGCCAAGACTCGCTGGGTTTTGGCAGCAAATTCTTCGGGGCGAAGCATGTCAATCGGCAACGTCATCACGGCGTTTTCTGGCAAAGACAATTCTCGTTTGACACGCTCCAGTTCTTCGAGACGCCGCGCTGAAAGCACTAGCTTGGCGCCTTCTTTGGCAAATTCATGGGCCAAAGCCTCGCCAATTCCCGACGAAGCCCCCGTTATCCAAACAACTTTATTGGTTAGGTTCATTTATATTCGGTTTCCTGTTTTTTGTTTAGAGTTCACTGTCATGCTGACAATAGGAAGCATCTATTTCCTGTTTTTACTCGTCGGGTTGTGAGCAACCCTCCTCACATTAACGCCCCTTCTCACATTCGACATTCTACCCTCTGCACTCGACATTCCAAATTGGTCGGGTTGTGAGCAACCCTCCTCACGTTAGCAACCCTCTTCACATTAACGCCTCTTCACATTTGCCTAAATTCAGTTTTTTTGCAATATCGTGCATTTTTACACGTTAATTCCACCAAATGACATTTTTATGACCAGACTGCGTTTGTGCGTTCCTTTTTTCTTGATTTTCATTTTCCCCCACGCTCGCGCCCAGCACTTTGCTTTGAGTCGTCTTTTTTACCCTAATGCTACACTTCGCGCCGATATGATGGCCGATGCTAACATGGGCAACAATCAACGTTTTGGGCTTACTAGAACATCATTCAATGCCATTATCCCGCTCCGTAGCGAAGTGGATGTCGCATTTAGTCTTCGCAAAAAACTGGACTTACGCGCCCGTCACTTTTTGATGTTGGCCAATGCTTCACAAATCAACCCAAGTATCAACAGTACCATCACGCCCGACAATGGCTATAAAACGTTTTCGGCAGGCGTGCTGATGCTTCAAGCCAGCCTCCGCGACCGCCTGTGGATTTATGGCGGTGGTCTGGGACTAACGGAGTCAAACGAGACATTTTTTACGCCTCAACCTTTCTTTTGGGGTGGAGGGGCGCGGATGCGAATTTTAGGAATCCATACCCAAATCGCTTACGGAACGGTGCTGATTTATAACCAAAAAATTCGCTTTGTACCCGTTTTTGGTATTAATAAACGCATCAACAAACAATGGCGCGTGTCGGCGTTGTTACCGTTTCGTGCTGATGTCAACTACCGTTTCAATGAATGGCTAAACTTCGACATGATTGGGGCATTCGACGGTTATAGTGGTGGTTTTCAACAAGTAACCAGTGTAGAAAAAATGCTCCGTCGGAGTAATTATCAGCAGGTAAAATTTTCGGTTGCCGCCAATGCACACTTATTTACCGTTTTCAATGTGTCGTTAGAGGCTGGTTTGGGTACCTTCCGCCAAATCCGCACCTTCAATGCAGCTCGCGAAAACCTCGGAACTCAGAACCCAAACATTGCCCCCTTCATTGGAGCCAGTGTGCGTTATATCTCAAGTAAGTCAAAGCTTTCGTCGCAGTTTACTAGGAAGTTAGGATTTGGAGAGTCAGGTATCAACTGGTAAACCTTCCGCGCGAAACCCCAAGGCAGCCCTCAAAAGCTGCCTTTTTTTATGGGTTAGCGCGTATAATAATCCTGCCTTCATCATGAGTTAACATACCAATTGTTCTTTTGCAGTTAATTATCCCCGTTTCAATCAAACCTCTCCCCTATGAACAAATTTACACTCCTGCTCTTATCCACGTTCTTGCTTGGCACGGCTGAGGCCCAAAATGTCGCCAAGGGAATTGTTTACGAAGACCTAAATGGTAATTTTAAGAAAGACAAAAAAGAAAAAGGCATTGCCAACGTTGCCGTATCCAACGGTACAGACGTGGTGCTTACCAACGCAAAGGGTGAATATCAGTTGCCCGTTGGCGACGACAATATCTTTTTTGTCATCAAACCTTCAGGTTATAAAGTAGGCTTGGACGAAAACAACCTCCCAAAGTCTTACTATTTGCACAAACCCAAAGGCGCGCCCGAATTGAAGTATAAAGGCGCAGCACCGACAGGCGCGCTTCCTGCTTCATTGGATTTTGCCCTGACGGCCTCTCCCGAAGCCGAAAACTTCAAAGCCCTCATTTTTGGTGACCCACAGCCTTACACTTTGGACGAAATAAAACACTTTGAAAAAGGGGTTGTCCAAGAGGTTGCAGGCATCAAAGAGGTTGCTTTTGGGTTAAGTCTGGGCGATTTGGTGGGCGATAACCTTGATTTACACCAAGCGTACAAAGAAACGATTCGAAAAGTAGGGCTTCCGTGGTACAATCTTACGGGCAACCACGACATGAACTACGACGTGACCCAAGACGAGCACGCCAATGAGGCGTTTCAATCGCATTTAGGCCCCGTCAATTATTCGTTCAATTACGGAAAAGTCCATTTTATCGTGCTTGACGACATCCTTTATCCTGACCCGCGCGACGGCAAAGGCTATTGGGGTGGCTTCCGTAAAGACCAGCTCGATTTTGTTGAAAATGACCTCAAGTTTGTCCCTAAAGGAAATTTGGTGGTTTTGGCATTCCATATTCCTTTGGAATTAGAGGGAGAATCGTTTCGTTTGGAAGACCGTCAACGTCTTTTTTCTATCCTCAAGGATTATCCCAATACACTCGCACTTTCGGCCCATACGCACTTCCAGCAACAAAACTTTTTCGGTGCAAAAGAAGGATGGCAGGGAACGAAACCTTTCTATGAATTTAACGTAGGGACAACCTCGGGCGACTGGTATTCGGGCGAAAAAAATGACCAAGGCGTCCCTGCTTCTACCATGCGCGACGGGACACCAAAGGGCTATGTTTTTCTCAATTTCAACGGTAATCAATATACCATCGACTATAAAGTGGTGGGCAAACCTAGCGATTATCAAATTGATATTTATGCACCAAACGTCATCCCGTCTGACCGTGGAACGGCGGCTAAAGTATATGCCAACTTTTTTATGGGAAGTGAAAAAGATGTGGTTGAATACCGCCTCGATAACGGCGACTGGAAACCAATGACTTACACACGCGAAGCGGATCCTCGCTATGTGGCGGCTCTTTACCGCTGGGATGCCTCGGAAAAGTTGATGCCTGGACGTCGGCCAAGTAACCCCGTTAAGTCAACGCACTTGTGGTCGGTGGCTTTTCCAAATACCAAGGTAGAAGGTACGCACACGATTGAAGTTCGTGCCAAAGACATGTTTGGACGGACGTTTACCCAAACAAAAACATTTCGGGTAGAAAAACCATAATGCCTTTGTTTGTCCTTACAACACTTCCCCTACGACTTCATCCAACGAACGCGCATCGGGGAAGAAGGACAACATCCGCATCAAAACGCCTTCAATGATGGCATCAGGGCAAGACGCCCCACAAGTAAGCATGATAGTCACCGAATCTTTGTCTGGAATGAAGTTTTCGGTGACTTTTTCTTTCTTTCGGTGTAAATCGTAGTGTTTGATGAGGTTACGATCCAAAATTTTGTTGGCCGACTCAATAAAATACGTTGGGAATTTGGTCTCACAAAGTTCTACAATGTGGGAAGTATTGGAGCTGTTATAACCACCAGCAATCAGCACAAAATCAGCTTGTTCTTTCAACAAAGCGTAGGTGGCATCTTGGTTATCGTTAGTGGCGTAGCAAAGGGTATCTCGCGTATTGGCAAAACGACTTTCCACTTCATGCGGGGCAAGATTGTAGTGTTTTATCATCACCTGTTTAAGGTAATCCGCGATTCCTTGCGTATCCGAAGCAAGCATCGTCGTTTGGTTGACAACTCCAATGCGTTGTAAATCCTGCTCTGGGTCAAAACCTACGGAATATTGCCCACTAAACTCCTCAAAAAATTCTTCTTTATTGGCCTCCCCCGTAATGTAACGGGCCAAACGTTCGGCTTGTTTTTGGTTTTTAACAATGACCGTAGGAGCATCTTCTTTGCTGTGCGAAAACGTAGCCCGCGTTTCTTCGTGTAACGGTTTTCCGTGTACGACAATCGTATAGTTTTTCTGTCCGATTTGGGCTGCGCGGTTCCACACTTTTTCCACAAACGGACAAGTAGTATCGTATTTATAAGCGTCGATGCCAAGAAGTTGCAAGCGATTTTGAATTTCGATGGTCGTTCCAAAAGCAGGCACCACAACGATGTCGTCCGACTTTAATTCTTCCCATGGGATGATTTGGCGGCCTGTCGTTTCCATCAAAAAACGTACGCCACGTTCCAATAAATCCCGATTAACGTCAGGATTATGAATCATTTCACTCAACAAGAAGATACGCTTATCTGGGTTTTCTTCGATGGCCTTGTAGGCGATTTCAATGGCGTTTTCGACGCCGTAGCAAAACCCAAAATGCCGCGCAATGAGAAACTTCACCGACCCGAAATCCAGCACGGTCGGCGATAAGTCGCGCTTCAACTTATCGTTTTTACGACGTAGCTCTTTGATAGGAGTGATAATCCGACTACGATAAAATTCGGGTATGTGGAAAGTCTTCATGCTGTTGGAGCAGAATTAGACGTGGATGAATAAAATGGGTTGTTTAGACTGCCGCTGCAAAGGTACGACATACGTTTTTATAACACGCTACCCTTCTACTTTGTTTCGACAAAATCTAAAATACTTGCTCGTTGACTTTTAATCGTTTGTCGGGGTTCCACTGAAACGTATAGCAACTACGGGCACTACGGGCCTCTACGATGCGGTAGCCTTTGTAGTCAACGCCCCAATTTCCACCAAAATGCCCGTCAAAAAAGGCAGGTTTTGAAAGCGTTTTACCCATGTCGATGGCGTGGTCATGCCCGTGAAACATGGCTCGGAGATTGGGATATTTAGCCAGCGTTTTTTCTAATTCGGGGCAAGTAGTGCCGTGCTCAGACCAAAGCTTGGCGGGAATGTGCATGAACAAAAATACGTGTTCTTTTTTGGTAAATTTCGCCAATTGAGCATCAATCCACGGAATATCAGGGCAAAGGTATTCTCCTTTTTCGTTGGACGTATCGGCCAAAATAATCGCATTTTTACCAATTTCTACGCTGTGATTAAGGTCATATCCCCAAGTTTCGCGCCATTGGGCAGGCGTGACGTGGTCGTGGTTGCCACGCGTGACGTAATACGGAAAGCCCAATTGGTCAAAGTACTGCTTGACTTCGGGCAAGAACTGAATGTTATCATGAAATAAGTCTCCGTTAAAAACCACAAAATCAAGCCCTTTTTCAGCCCGTTCTTGTTTAAAGTACTTGATGATGTTTTCGTGGTAGGCTTTATAATCGGTTTTTGCTTGCCCATAATGGCCATCGGAGGCCACAGCAAAACGCAATCGACGAGAAGATTTGGCCGAAGGTGGTTGGCAACCAAGCGCTACAAGACCTACAGAGAGCTGGAGAAATTGGCGACGTATCATAAAAATAAGTGTTGAGGGCTGTCACAACCCAATTGAGTGCTAAGGGTTGCTCACAACCCGATTGTGTGTTGAGGGTTGCTCACAACCCGCTTCGAAGTTACATACAATACATGATTACTCAACGGATGATTGGGTAAAAGTGGATGTAAAAACTCGCCTGCCTTTGTCATTCCTAAACGAACCATTACTTGCTCCGAAGGCTTGTTCGTATCAGCCGTAAAGGCATATACTTTTTCTACTTTGAGGGTATTAAACGCAAAATCAAGGCAAGCATTTCCACCTTCGGTAGCGTAGCCTTTGTGCCAAAAATCGGGATGAAGCCGCCAGCCTATTTCCATACAAGGTGTAAAAAAACTCTCAAAACGAGGATGGTTGAGGCCAATGAATCCAATAAACTGACCACTCGAAAGTTCGTCCACCGCAAACCAACTATAACCACGCTGGTCGATGAGCGCTTTCATTCGTTCGACCATCTCGCGGGTTTCGTTTTCAGGAAGAGGATTTGGGAAAAACTTCATCACGCGCGCGTCTTGGTTCATCGCAACAAACGAAGGCAAATCGCTGTCCTGCCATTGCCGAAAACCGAGACGCTCGCTGGTGAAAATGTAGTTATTGTGCTGCATTCCAGATTTCCCACGCTTTTTCAGCTTGTAGATGTAGCATCGGAAGGCCGTTGTGCGTTTGGGCGTTTTGTTCTTTTCCTTTTTGTAAAAATAACGTTTCCGCAGGATTATACACCAAGTCGTACAAAAGGTGCTGCTCCCCCAATAAATGATACGGAATCGCGGGGCAATCCTCTACCTTGGGGTAAGTTCCAACGGGCGAAGTGTTGATAATCAACGAATGACTGTGGATAACTTCGTCAGTGAGGTCGTCGTAACCGATAGTCGTTTCAGTTTTTTGACGAGAAACCACTTGATACGAGATTTTCAAGTCGTTCAAAGCTGCAAAAACCGCCTTGGCAGCACCTCCGTTGCCTAATACCAGTGCTTTGAGATTGGCAGGTGTTCTTTGCAACGAGTCGAGCCATTGCTCCAACGACGACCGAAAACCGTAATAGTCGGTATTGTAGCCTTTCAATTTCCCATCAGGAAGAATTTTAATGGTATTGACCGCCCCAATCCGCGCCGCAGAGGCCGCATCCAATTCGTCCAAAAAAGGAATAACGTTTTGCTTGTGCGGAATGGTCACGTTGAGGCCAACCAAATCGGGATGTGCGGCAATGAGCTGGGGAAAGTCTTGGCAATTCGGTAATTCTAACAACTCATAGCGGCATCCGCTGATGCCTTCTTTTTCAAATTTTTCGGTAAAATATTTTTTTGAGAAAGAGTGGGTAAGTGGAAATCCGATCAGGGCAAATAATCTCATGGTTGACTTAAAACAATTTTTTGACTTTCGTTAAATGTTGGGGTTCGGACTTTAATGTGATACGTTCCGTAGGGCAGGTCGCTCAAATCTAGTTTTTGTTGACCTACCAAACTAGCAAACGTTTTGGTCATCAGCGTACGCCCCGTTTGGTCATAGACGATGATGGTGACATCGCTCAAATTTTCCAGTGCTTCGATGGTGACATTCCCATCGGTACTTGGGTTGGGAAAAACACCTATGCGGGCGTTGCCACTTTCCAGTACAAACTCATACGCCGCCGATGCTTTGGACGTGCAAGTCAACGTAGCACTGTGCTTAATCGACGAAATCACCGTGTAACTTCCTGCTTGTGTCGTTCGAATGGCAGCAGCGGTTTCGCTGAGGGCTTGACCGTTGTTTGTCCAAGCATAAGTCGCGCCTTCGGTTGGGTTACTCACTTGTAAGGCATAAATTCCCGATTTTTGAATGACGGGCGTAGCGGGAAGGGTTTTAGCCTCTACCCGAACTGCACCCGTATAAGGCGACTGACAGCCCGATTCATCACGGATACTAGCGGCGTAATTACCTGATTGTTTGGCGATAATCCTACTTGTTGTTTCGCCCGTATTCCAGATTACCTGATAGGGGCTTTCTACCCTCAAACCTACTTGTTCACCTTCGCAGAACGTAGTGCGCCCTTCAGCAATAACCGACGGCGGATTAGGCAGTTGAATCACTCGAACCGTAATAGGATCTGAGGCGGAAGAAAAACAGCCAAACTCATTTTTGGCGGCAACCGTGTAATTCCCAGCCACGTTGGCGTTGATGCTTTGCGTCGTCGCGGAGTTAGACCACTGATAACCAGCTGCTTGCGAAGCCGTCAGTGTCACAGATTTATCCGCACAGATGGTCGTTGAGCCCGTTACGCTAATGGTCGGTTTTTCAGGGAGCGGATTAACCGTAATCGTAATGGGATTAGAGGGAGGAGAAGTACATCCCGTGGCTGGGTCATAAACGGTGGCAGTAACACTTCCCGCCGAGTACGTTTTTATGCTTCGGCCTTCATCGCCCGTACTCCACTTAAACGAGCTTCCCGCCGAAGTAATGGTGAGTACCGTATTATCAAATAAACAAAAGGTTGTAGGTCTTTCACTAATCACCGAAGGAGCAGTGGGCAGCGGGTGGACGGTTACCCGAAAAGGGTCAGAAATGGCCTCACAGTTGTTGCCATCCCGATACCGCACTCGATAGTCACCCCCAGTAGTAGCCGTGACCGTTTGGGTTGTTTGAAAATTACTCCAAGAAATTCCAGCATTGTAGTTGGTTGTCAACTGTACTTGCCCACCTACACAAAAAGTTGTAGCGCCAAGCGCCGTAATAGTAGGTTTGTCAGGAAGGCGGTTGACGGTTACTGCAATCACATTAGAAGACGGTGATTGGCACTGATTGGCATCCACCGTGCGGGCCGAATAACGCCCCGTGAGGTTGACCGTCACAGTCCTTGTATTCTGGCCATTGCTCCAAATGTAGCCCGCTTGAGCAGAAGACGTTAGCGTAATCACTTCATTTTCACAAATAGTAGGCGTCCGATCAGCACTGATGGTTGGTGCAGTAGGCAAAGGATTAGTCTTAACCGTAACGGGGTCAGAAACAGGCGAAGAACAGCCGTTAGCATCTGTGATAGCCACAGTGAAAGTCCCCGCCTGTAAAATACTGATGCGACGATTACGAGCTCCATTACTCCAATTGTACTGGGCCGAATTGGTAGAAGTAAGAACCGTACTATCGCCTTCACAAAACGTAAGTGGGCGCTCCGCCGTAATCACGGGTTTGGCGGGAAGCGGATTGGCCGTTACCTTGATGGAGTTAGAAATGGCATCGCAGCCATTGTTATCCCTAAAACGAACATTGTATGTGCCCGACGTTGTTACTTTAATGCTAGTGCCTTGTTCGCCGTTGCTCCACACATTTCCTGCCGAATAATTGGACGACAGGGTCACTTCTCCCCCTTCACAAAACGAGGTGTTACCCGAAGCACTAATGCTTGGGGCGGCAGGTGGCGTGTTTACTACCACCACCACACTCGCAGGCTCCGACGTACAGCCCTGGCTATCGAGCACCCGTACTTCATAAATTCCCGACGTACGGGCTGCAACCGTTTGGCCACGCTCACCGTTTGACCAGCGATATTCATTGGCTGCACTAGCCGTTAGACTGACTGACCCTCCTTGACAAAAAGTAAGCGCTCCTGACGCATTGATGGTAGGTTTGGCTGGCGGAGGCGAATTGACAGTACTCACGGTAAACGAAGCCGCACTGCTACAACCATACAGGTTTCTAGTAGTCACCGTATATGTTCCCCCCGAAGATACATCAATACGCTGGCTGGTGGCTCCCGTACTCCAATTGTTATCAACACTGCTACTCGACGTCAGGCCAATGCTACTCCCTTGACAAAGAGGCACTTTCCCATCAACTGCAATCGTAACGGGAGCGCTTTGAAGGTCATTAGGAACAGTAATAGAAGGCGTAAAATAGGTATTTCCCGAAGCATCGCGGACAGTAGCCTGATACGTACCTGGGCCAAAGTTGACAGAAGACCCTGTGGCACCGTTGTTCCACTGTACCGAAACAAACGGCCCTTGAACGTTGATATTGAGTTGGTTTCCGCCCGCACAACGAACCGAATAGGAAGGATAAGTACCTGTTTGTGGAGAACAATTGATAAAAAAAGCTTCATCGAGGGAATTAGCCCACACATTGGCGGCATCTGCTAATCCGCCGTTTTGAAGGTGCGCACCATCAGGACGAGGAATCTGTACTTCATCGGTATTAGGGCCAAAATAAGCAGCCGATGTGTTAAAAACGGTTTGATTTTGACCGTTAATCACCTCTTGGCTATTTTTCCCTTTATAATGAGAGACCCTCGCAACAACCCAACCTACATTTTTACCAAAATGCTGCCGTGATTTGTTGATGACCGTCTGCAAATTAGACGCATACAGGTTGGCGTTGGTATTGAGAATATTATCGGCTTCGCCTTGGTGCCAAAGCACTGCCCGCACCCCCGTAAGGCTCGCATAATAATTGAGGGCTAAACGCAAATTGGCATAGGGTTGCCCAGGTGGATAGGTGTCATTGATGTAAATGCTACTTGTAGTGCCTCCATCAACGGTTTCAGACCAGTTTTTGGAAGCAGTTCCCTCCCAACCTGCATTATAAAATAGCACTGGAACATTCAGACGATTGGTCAAAATATCTCCCAACCTTCCCCAGCACCAAGAAGACAAGCCGCGCGGACTTATATTGCTGTTGTCGCTCATTTTGACAAACGACGGCGCAGGCAATGAATTATTTTGGTGCGTACCGTTATAATAATTGACACAATTGACACGGTCATCGCCAGGGCTGGGTGCACCGTAGTTGAAAAAACCTTGGGCATTTGATTGCCCTGCCACGACAAATACTTCCCCAACCCCAACGCGTTGAAGCTCGGTAGTGGTGACCACATTTCCATTGACCATTCCCCTGACTTGTAGTTCATACCAGCCTCCCCTAACCGAAATACTTCCTGAATAAAACCCTCCCTGCGGATTTTCTTGGATAGTACGCCAGTCGGTTTGTTCTCCTTGCCCACTGACCATCGGCACCACCCGTGCTTCTACTCGGTCGATGCTTTGAGTATATTGCCCCGTAATAGGAATCGTTCCGTTGCCCGCATTATCGCGCTGAAAAACGATTCGACTGCTAGGAAACGTGATACGGATCTGAGCAACTATGGTAAGAGGTAGAAAGAGCCATAATAAAAAGTTGACAAAATAGAATAAGTATGTTTTACTAAATTTCATTTGTTCAGCTTTATGGTGGAATATATATTTACTACCGCAAAAAAAAGGGCTAGTAACAGCGCAAATAAATAGCTATCTACGCTTGGTACTAACCCACCTTTATTTGATTTATTGGATGTTTATTTTAAGGATTTAAAACCTTCCAAATTAAATCTTTCAGCTCGTTTATTCCTTCTTGCATCACCGCCGAAATAAATACGTGCGGTATGTCGGTAGGAAGTGTTTTGATGAGATCAGCTTTGGCCTCTTCGTCAATTAAATCCATTTTAGAAATAGCCAAAAGTCGTTCTTTATCTAATAGAGTTGGGTCATACAATTCTAATTCACGAAGCAAGGTACGGTATTCGTCCCCTGCGTTTTCGCTAGTGGCGGGCACCAAAAACAACAAAATAGAGTTGCGTTCGATGTGTCGCAAAAAGCGTAATCCTAATCCTTTTCCTTGCGAAGCTCCTTCAATAATCCCAGGAATATCGGCCATTACAAACGATTTAAAATCGCGGTAAGCTACCACTCCGAGGTTAGGGACAAGGGTTGTAAACGGATAATCGGCGATTTCGGGTCTTGCCGCCGATACCGTTGAGAGCAAGGTTGATTTTCCAGCGTTTGGAAACCCAACCAATCCCACATCGGCAAGGAGTTTTAGCTCCAAAACAATCCATTCTTCTTGTCCAGGTTCGCCAGGTTGGGCGTAGAGGGGCGTTTGGTTGGTTGCTGATCTAAAATGCCAGTTTCCTAAACCACCGCGTCCTCCTTTTAACAAAATCACCTCCTGATCGTGCTCAGTTACTTCGCCCATCACCTCCCCAGTTTCGGGGTGGCGCGCGATGGTTCCGAGCGGTACTTCTATGATGACGTCATTTCCTTGCTTTCCGTTGCAACGCGCCCCGCTGCCACCTACACCAGCCTCCGCTTTGATGTGCTTGCGGTACTTCAAGTGGAGGAGCGTCCAGTGCTGCGAGTTTGCTTTCATAATGATGTGCCCACCACGTCCGCCGTCGCCACCGTCAGGGCCACCTTTGTCCACAAATTTTTCACGTCGGAAGTGTGCAGAACCTGCTCCACCCGCTCCCGAGCGACAGTTTATTTTAACGTAATCTATAAAATTGGAAGTTGCCATAGTAAAATAAAAAACTCGCGTGATGGACCTAAATGGCATCACACGAGTTACAAAGTTGAGAAAGAAAAGGGAGAGTCTGTATGAAACTCCCGTTAAAATTTATTATTCGGTCTCGATTGCCTCACAAAGTTGACCAAAAATATGGTCAATTTCGCCAATCCCGTTCACCACCGTCAGCTTGCCTTGGGCTTCATAATAAGGCAGTACGTGAACCGTTTTGTTGAAATATTCATCTATACGCTTTACCAGTTTATCCTCGTCGTCATCGGCCCGTCCGCTTATTTTTTTGCGTTCGGCAATACGGCGTTTCAATTCTTCTTCGTTGACATCCAGCTGTAATACGGCTTTGATATTGGTGTTTTTTGACTCCAAAAACGCATCGAGAGCTTCGGCTTGGGGAACAGTACGG contains:
- the obgE gene encoding GTPase ObgE codes for the protein MATSNFIDYVKINCRSGAGGAGSAHFRREKFVDKGGPDGGDGGRGGHIIMKANSQHWTLLHLKYRKHIKAEAGVGGSGARCNGKQGNDVIIEVPLGTIARHPETGEVMGEVTEHDQEVILLKGGRGGLGNWHFRSATNQTPLYAQPGEPGQEEWIVLELKLLADVGLVGFPNAGKSTLLSTVSAARPEIADYPFTTLVPNLGVVAYRDFKSFVMADIPGIIEGASQGKGLGLRFLRHIERNSILLFLVPATSENAGDEYRTLLRELELYDPTLLDKERLLAISKMDLIDEEAKADLIKTLPTDIPHVFISAVMQEGINELKDLIWKVLNP
- a CDS encoding adenylate kinase, coding for MLNIVLFGPPGAGKGTQAAKLIEKYQLFHISTGDLFRMHIKEQTELGKRVKDLLDNGILVPDSITIDMLEEEVQKNPDAKGIIFDGFPRTVPQAEALDAFLESKNTNIKAVLQLDVNEEELKRRIAERKKISGRADDDEDKLVKRIDEYFNKTVHVLPYYEAQGKLTVVNGIGEIDHIFGQLCEAIETE